CATACAATTCACATACATTTGAAGAATCGCAATGAGCGTTGGTTACTGCACCTGCGTTTACACATCTTGTAGTACATTCCTCACTTCCCATCGCGTTATTTTCCATCTCCGATTCCAATACTTCCTCAGTGGATTCAAAAAGCCACTGTGTTTCATCCGCAATTTCCATATGAAGCTCCTTCAAATGTTGTAGAAATGTTGCCCAATATCCATACTTTTTATCACAATAAAGgcattttaatgcaaaatatttgtattgactTGTGGCCAAAATATAGCCACATGGTTTAAGCTCAGCCAAGATAGAAGCATTGCTCATTGTTTATGTTGATTCATATAACGTAACTCCACTTTATATACAAAgggttgttttgttttttcttatataaaagCGATAAATAGTTTACGAAATTTTATCCGGCCTGAGGAAACAACTTTTTggtgtcttcttcttcttctatagaaattctcaattttaagtgtgtttatataaaaatttattaaatgtataaaaatgtattaaataaatgtaaagacGAATGTAATGAGGGGTAAAGAATTGTATCACCAACTTAAAAAGGAAAACTGTACCCACCGGAGTCTTATGCATATATGCACACAATTGTAAAAGCacactttaatttaaattataacgtttcaattgaatttattttagaaaaaataattgtatatgTTTTAAGTGCGACATTTTTCCATTAACGTAAAACCGAACTGTTTTCGTTAGTTATTTTTGGCGCCATATTTCTGGCAGTTCACAATTTCTTTTATCAGCTAATaatttgaataactttaacccgttcccacgacagtcggttctacgttgccggaacgacccgaatttatatccggccaaggactgtcacttcataAGCATAAgcatgctgctacaataacaacaaataattttgacCAATTGCAATCTAGATTGTAGatctttttgcttatttttgtattttatactgattgtgcttatttttattatacgtGCATACATCTGACATAAACCTACTAGGCAACCAcgtactaaatactaacttcaatatgggtgtggaaactaaaaaaatcaacacaatgaCACTTAGTTGCCGTttaaacaacgactgattgaagGAGTGTGTGAATAGTTGTGAAATTATTGCGTTAgtataataatatacaaaaaacaaaataaacataatCTACACTAATATTGCTTCgtgctatctgaacaacgactgattggacgagtataTGAATAAATGTGAAATGTTTGTCAAAATTCGGCTGGAGAACCCCCCGTGACGTGTCAGCCGAAGTTCTCCTCACAATtccgtttttcaccatagttatttGCCAAACATTGtcaatctatcatccttgatacTCTAGTGTATACATCAAACAGTTTTTAATCTTTTGACTTGACCGTACATTCGAAAATGGGAACCATTGCAACCCTGATAGCATATGTATTGgcgccaaaaaaaagaaaactgcgTAAAGAATTGCATAGAGATTGATGAGCGAGTTGTtccaattattcatttatttgctgAGCTTGCGTTTACCGAAATTTAAATTATGGTACTCAAAGAAAATATACCAAATTTGCCACCTGTTGTGAAGTGGATTGGAAGTACCAAACAGACGGAAGTTTACGTGCCTAGATTGGCTCACaaagaagtaaaattttatgataagTGTATTTATGGAGATTTAACACTTAGTTTGGGTGACTGTATTCTTGTGTCCAATGCTGATGCTGCTGAACCGGATACTGTAGATGGCTGCGATATAGGCAAAATATTGCATCTGTACGAACTACGTGAAGATACCAATCGTGATCCCTACCGGGCCATTGTCCAGTGGTACTCCCGTCCAGAATGCGTGCCTCACAAAGAGTTTGATCGAGACGATATTTGCCTTAATTTCGATACGGAATTGATAGAAGAGCACCGGCCATACGATCCAGATATCTCGCTTGAGACCGTATTTCGAAAATGTGTCGTACTAATTGGCGGAATTGAGGAATCTGCCAGGGCAATTTTACACAAATACAAGGCGAAAAGTAACAACTGTCCAATGTTTGTCTGTCggtataaatttattaaagataAAAAGAGCTACAAAATTGTACCTCTAGAATGGAATACCGATGAATTTGCCGCCAAGGCAGATTCTACAGTAAAAAGTCgtggtagaaaaaaaaattgctcaggCGACTCGCCAAGTGATATTGCGAAGGAAAAGAAATTGACACGAGTTGCTAGAAGTGCTTCAGCCcgtaaacaaaaagttcatatcGACACAGTGGTAAAAAAACGAAGAGCTTCCGTCGCTGCTGCAACGGCATTGGAGTTCATTGACTGCAATGTTTTCGAAAGTGAAGGAAAAGTATCGCCTATTAAAATAGTAGGTGGAAGAAATGTTGTGCGTttatcagcgaaaaaaaaaattgggacgcCAAGTGAAACAAATACGTGTTTCACACTCACCTCACCACTCGCCGAAAGGAATAGAAAAGTGACAACGCCAACCACTCGTGTTGCAAACGCACGTCGCAATCTGAATTTAAGTTTGGATAATGGTGCTGATGCCAGTGTAGAATCTGACTGTCTAAATTATTCTATAGTCAGAACACCGACAACATCAGAAGAACCAACCAGcgatatgaaaataaaacttagATTATCTGCAATGTTagtattaacaaattttatcaataaaatataaagctttagtaataaaaattaaattttttagacaaCACACAAGTAAACTTGCAGAAATGGATGAAAAGTTCTCCGATCCCCTCTCTATGAGTCATGCAGCTGAGCGTACAGTCAAACATACGCCAGGGGAGATTTATTCTACACCTACAAAGAAATCGAAGATAACTAACGATGATGCCGAAATAACGCCATCTATTCGACGCAAGAGTATTCTTAAATCTGCCACAAGGCGGCAAGGTATTTGCCTTCAATTATAACGTTATAGTcaataaatgatttattttcaGTCGATAGCACCCCAAAACGCAGTATTCAACTGTCGGACATTGTTGAAAAGCGAGTTTTCAACGATGAAGATTATATTTCCACACCAAAACGTAAACCGAAAGGAGATGATAATACCATGAAACGATCGGCACTCAAAAATGCTGCAATAATCCGCAGACGTAATTCCACTACAGCTGTAGCAGGAGCGATTACTCCATCGCAGAAACTGAAGATGATGCGTCGTGGTGAGTTATCACCAGCAATGGAAAATAGGCGCCTTACAGTTTTAGCTGAAGCGCAACAAAAATCTGATCTGCAAATAGCACGTGAACGTTTGCATGTTTCGGTGGTTCCAAAGAGTCTTCCATGCAGGGAAAAAGAATTTGACAATGTGTATGCATTTTTAGAAGGAAAAATACAAGATCAATGTGGAGGATGTATGTACGTGTCTGGGGTACCTGGAACTGGCAAAACAGCAACGGTTACCGGAGTCATAAATATGTTACAGCACAAACAACAGGAAGATGAATTACCGAGCTTTGAATATGTCGAAATCAATGGCATGCGTTTAACCGAACCACGTCAGGCATATGTGCAAATCTACAAACAATTAACGGGGAAAACTGTTTCCTGGGAACATGCGCATTCATTACTGGAGAAACGTTTCACGACGCCAGCACCACGCCGTGTTACAACAGTGCTTTTAGTCGACGAGTTAGATATTCTTTGCAACCGGCGACAGGATGTTGTTTACAATATACTCGATTGGCCAACAAAAACTGCTGCTCGGTTGGTGGTGGTGACTATAGCTAATACAATGGATTTGCCTGAGCGGCTACTAATGGGTAAgatgtaattttttgtgttgaaattaaatcatttaatttatttattaacgtgtattattatttttctaggcAAAGTGACTTCTCGTCTTGGTTTAACGCGTCTCACCTTCCAACCCTACACACATAAACAATTGCAGGAAATCGTTACAATGCGTTTGAGCGGTTCAGATACCTTTAAAAGTGATGCTGTACAACTTGTGGCACGGTTAGTGTGCATAATTCGTTcaatataacaaattttttcatttattcatttcattacAGCAAAGTAGCCGCAGTTTCAGGTGATGCACGTCGTGCCTTAGACATATGTCGACGAGCTACAGAAATCGCTGAAGCAGCCATTCTTCCTACGGACAGCGACAACATTAGGCCAGTCCAAAAGTATGTTAGCATTGCACATGTACAGCAGGCACTGTCTGAAATGATTGCAAGTGCTAAAGTACAAGCCATAAAGAACTGCTCTCGCATGGGCAAAATTTTTCTACAGGCTGTACTTGCCGAAGCGACTCGTACTGGCGTCGAAGAAACATCCTTCTTGGGTGTTTATTCGCAAGTCGAGAATTTGGCAGCGTTTGAAGGCATTACTGTGCCAACTCCGGGAAATTGTTTGCGTATTTGTTCAAAGTTGTGCGCCGAGCGTTTACTTATCGCCGAAAGTGGACGaaatgatattttccaaaagatTCTCCTCAACGTAAGCGTCGATGATATTCATTATGCGTTACGTGTAAATGGAATTTAAGCAgtcaaataatatataattcaattttctattttaatttaaaactaacCAGATATTAATAGTCGTAATATATAAAGCACTTATGTTACAAATTGAATATGTACAAGTTAATTGTTGTCATAAAAACCGTTAGAAAAAGTACGATCACTCTGTAATATTCGTAAAACGCTTTAGGCGCGAATACTGAGTAGATAAAAAGATGATAGCGAAAGAATAACagtaaccaaaaataaattagcacaggtaaaaatatacttaatgtgtaaaaataaagaataaaatttatatgctCAGTCGTacacaatttgtttgttttgatgaTATCGTTTTCTTGCAAAATATGTGTAATTAAATACACAATTGCAGTTAGCGGTGCAGAGTACATGTTTAGTGTTACAAGGATTCCCACAATTATTGGATTATATGTGGTTTGACCGATGTAACCAGGATTGAGATCGATTGTAGCAAAACTATTTGAATTACCCTAAAAAAACAAAGTCTTTTAAATTAAGCATGACATGTTCATTCCAAAATATTTACCTGATAAAAGTAAAACATATTTGACACTAGTATAGTGCATAAAACCTTCGATAAGTACTTGTAATTATGAAGTGTCTTCTTTTCTAATTTGCTGCACATATCATAAGACAAGGAGAGAGTGTAGATCAAAGAGGCTACTAGAACAACGTTATGGGGCTTATGCAGCAACATCGAAATTagaagtaaaaaagttactaCAACTTTGAAACAACCTGCTGGGGAAGTGTGCAATTGGTGGCCATTTAGTCGTTTTGAATTTAATACAACAGATGATAAACTAGTGCAGGTGGCTATACCGACAACAATCCAGAAATaattcagaataaagttgtcaCTGAAAGAGAAAATAGTTTGATAATGTTAATTTAAACTGTTATATATCACATTGCAGAAAAATGTTGACGaagaaagtattttatttaaatatatattataataagaaGCATTTAATGGGCGAAAAAATACAGTTTATTTGTGGTGCTACTTACCAAGAACTTGTATCGAATATAGAAAAAACAGTTCCCTTAGAAGCACGATAGCAATAGATTAGCATTGCAGCCAAGGAGTAAATGGCAAACTCTTTGTGCGTTTGTACGAATATACGTTGATGTAAACATAATGAAAACAGGACCAGACCTGAgaggaaaaaattgtaaatcaatgaaaataattatatttaaaaataccttTTGAACATACCAGCTGCTAACACACAACTCAACCATGGCTTTGCTTTTTCGTGATTAATATAAGATCCAACTACGTTCCAACGTGCCAAAATAGCCAAACCGCTACACACCAGCAACGATGAATGTGATTTGAAAATCCTTTTCAAAAAAACGCTATACAATGCTAAACTGTTTTCGCACAATTCTAGTTTACTGGCCCACAGCTCTTTACAGAAGCTTTGAAAGTAGAGCAAAATCAATGCACTTGTACCTAGATAATGCCACATTTTATCTTCGTTTTCGATAAATGATGAAGAAGACAGCGATATGGAATGAAATACTAAGCAACCCAAAAGTACCCAGATTTGGGTAGGAAGTGAGATTTGCAGGTCAGTGCAATCATGAAAACTCCGCGAAATTTGTTTTGTCATATTCAATAGTAAGTGAACATTCGCCATTATTGCCAACAAAAGCGCGAAGGTACTTATGGTTCCGGTGGTAGTGATGTATCGTTGGTAGTGACACAATTTATTTATGCATACTGCAATTACAATTGTGCATAAGAACTCGCCTTTTCCCGTGAGCAAATCGTTCACGTTTCCCTTGTTAAATACCAACAGGGTTTGTGATACTACCTAAAAACGATTGATAAAGTATGTTAttgttaattattttgtaatttgattACCAGTGTCATTAGCGATAATCCAATAGCAATAAGCCCATAATCGAATTGCACCAATGAGTCAGACAGTTGTTCTGAAATGTCACGTGATAATCGTAAATAGTGTACTTTAGCGTCTTCGAAAGTAAAAGCattctcaaaattttcatttcgctTTGTTAAAAGGAATTGTTTGTGCGCTGACTTGGCAGTTGTAAACCATTTGGATGTAGCTAGAATAATTGAAAATCGTGCAACTATGTACAAATATAAAGATAATTGCAGTAACTCACAACTGGAATCGATATATTCCTTTCCGAATTTTATGTTAGCTTTTCGCATTAAATGTAAAGCATTGTAATAATATGCATAAAGTTGATCTTCAAAAGAGAATTCGTGCAATAGCTCGGGAATCAAACACCCAACAGACATTGGTGGTATTTCCATGGACCATAATATCGCCAATGTGGGAGCAATATCTATTTGATTATACTCATTAGATCTGGAACTTTTGTCAAATATATTTCAGGCTGTTTTTAATCGTTGTTTCATATCATAGATAGAAATACCTCTTTGTGTTACAATTTTCCTTGAAAATAAGAAACGGTACATACATTTCACCGTAAGTGCTCCCTCCATGTCCACCGCCGTCCCTCATGCCATGGTCACCAGTCAGCAGAAGTAATTGTTTGTGAAAATGCTTTTTTCATTtggtaattaaaatttatagggAAAATATCTCGCTCAAGCATACATACCCTAGATTTGTATACCTTTTCCACAACTTTATCCATTTCAATCAGTTTTAATGGAATTTTTGAACTTTCGCTACCTTCTACGTGACCAATGTGATCTAGTCCTAGATAATGCAGCACCAACAACATCCAGTCGGTTTCCTGTAGTTCTTTAGAAAGaacttttgttacgttcttgTCCCCCTATTTACAAGATAATCAGCGTTTTAAACTAGGAATTCACTCTTTAAACTGCTATCCACCTCATAAAAGTCGTTCACAAAAAAGGAATCAGCGTTAGCGGTAAAGCGTTTAAACTGTTTAGGGAAGAGACTTATCCATGTCCGATCACCGGCGAAAACAGCAGTCTCATTACGTTGCTGTAAACGATGTAATAAAGAGTCCGACAGCTGCTCAACGTGACCAATGTTTAAgataatatcaataaaattggAGACAGTACCAGTCATTAAGCTTTTAAGGCGAGGCATAGTCACTGTGGGTATATTAACTCGTACTTTCAGCCGACTACACGAGTTTTTATATGAAAAGGGCATATCCCTTGATGTGGGAAAATCAGAACGCATTGCATCCACCAGCATAAGTATTGTCTGAGTGTAAAGCTGTGCCGGCGGAGTCAATCTGTGTACGaattaacatatgtatgtaatttaattACTATATAAATTAcgttttaaaaaaaagaggCTTACCTCAACTCGTCCAAATTTTGTGGTCGACCCTCCCTTGTGGCATGTTCTAATGTATAGTTGTTTATTGGAAAGaacccaaataaaaaaattccagcaCCATAGATAAACGTTATTATCAtccataacaaaaacaatttgctGTATTTTGTTTGCTCCATTTATAATGATATCCCAATGAAATAAATCTTATTTGCCGTAAAATTTCACATCcatgttataaataaattatatttgtcaACTTGAAATCTTTACTATACGTAGCACAAACATGGGTCTCAAAATGTAATTTGTTTCCAATATCTATGGCATGAATGAGGCCTTTGCGGCAACCAGTGATGTGCTACTTCTTCGGTactatatacttaaaaaaaatttggtactcAATAATTTTCAAGGTATCGAAAGTTTCGGATCCATATCAAATCAGTACCGTATGACGATAAATACTTAAGCGCATCGAGTCAGCACATCTCTACCATCAATGCATTAAACCAGCGATGCCaaaacgagaaaatttttcattttgtggtaATTTCTGATAAGTTagttaaatggaaaaataatatttgtacacatatatgatcatttgtggaacaacattaagatgcagaccacaagtaggaggaggagctcggtcaaacacccagaaaAGCGTAAacgtcaaatatatatataatatatatatatttatatacatatgtacagttgAACCTCTATCGGCGGAATGctgaatgatttattttttatctctaTTAACCGTGATTTaccgtttgtttatttttcaactaTATCGCATACAAAGTCGTTTATTgcaggaaaaattaaaatctaaagAAAAAAGACTATCCTAAAAGACTTTACGTCATGAAATCAAATAAGTTATGTATAATATTGCAGCTCTCGATTTTATTCGTATATATCCAAACAGCCCAGGCGAATGAGCAACGAGTACTCGCAATTACTCAATTAGAATTATTATTTTGGTAATAATCTTGCTTTTAAATtatctttttctaattttacttAAATGCAATTatagttttgctttttttacctGTAACTAGTCTGTAAGAACTATaactgtaattgaaaaaaaaagttctaggTTATAAATAACTATGAATGTGCAtaaattgaatgtaaataaattgtatagatttgctttgtttttgttttatgttgtgTTAAATTGTGGTAAGAAATGAGGGGGTCTCTTCTCTGAAAAATGCTCCCCATTTCACTGTTTCACTGCATTCAACGCAGACGAATTCTTAAAAAGCAAGTTACTACAGCAGCTGATATTTTTCTTGATCTTTTTTAAAATCTAAGTTTGAAgtcacttttttttcttttaaaagtcAGAGAAAAAGATCAATATGGAGAGCTGCTAAAGTGAATTACGAATGGACCGTTCGCATAGGGTAATTTATGAACTATCAAGCAAATTACGAGGCGTAGGAACATAGCAGATATTTCTGGCTGACTATTTAGTCGGTCTCTCTTGAGTCACATGAATAAACATAAAGGTGCACAGACTACACCAACTTTATTACCGGCGACTAAATAGTTGGATGTGCAGCCCAATTGCGATCAAACATAAAGGTCTGCCGACTGATTGAGAAGCAAGGCACCCGTGAAACGCGTGAAATTTTCCCGCTACCAATCGATTATTGAAGACCGGCTGGCCCAATGATTTTTCCGTTCCtttttatttgtcttttttCTTGGACCTGTAATAAAAACCTTTAGGAAAGAAGACtcgaaaatttcttaattattgAACCACACCTAGGGatgtaatatatgaataaaaatattaatttattaattgacACAATCGCTGTAGTGTGACGTCACACGTGTGCAATTTATTCTTCAATTGTATGTgtgatttcttctttttcttgcattcttgtttcatttacattttcGAATTTCGTTCACACAACTGTACTAGTGTGATTTCATACCTCTCTCTTGAACATAATCTTGTATCATTTATGCAAGCAACCAATTTTTGCCGATCAGCTAAGATTTTGCTTCACATATATgaggaaatttaaaataaatagaaaaacagaaattttgcATTCATTTTACTGATACTCGTATTGGTACGATGAACATtgcattcaaattaaaaattggaaaaatcaaACTCCCAAACTGAGTAATATTTATTGCTGTTTTAGTATCAAGTTATAAGTTTTTGCCTGTGAAGATATTGGATAAGAATTCGATAACTAAATTCTGAATGGTTTACCCATCACTAAAATACACATTTGTCGAACTTTTacgattaataataatattttcggGAAATGGATATTTGTGGTA
The sequence above is drawn from the Anastrepha obliqua isolate idAnaObli1 chromosome 4, idAnaObli1_1.0, whole genome shotgun sequence genome and encodes:
- the LOC129243787 gene encoding GPI ethanolamine phosphate transferase 2 isoform X2, with product MEQTKYSKLFLLWMIITFIYGAGIFLFGFFPINNYTLEHATREGRPQNLDELRLTPPAQLYTQTILMLVDAMRSDFPTSRDMPFSYKNSCSRLKVRVNIPTVTMPRLKSLMTGTVSNFIDIILNIGHVEQLSDSLLHRLQQRNETAVFAGDRTWISLFPKQFKRFTANADSFFVNDFYEGDKNVTKVLSKELQETDWMLLVLHYLGLDHIGHVEGSESSKIPLKLIEMDKVVEKVYKSRHFHKQLLLLTGDHGMRDGGGHGGSTYGEMYVPFLIFKENCNTKRSNEYNQIDIAPTLAILWSMEIPPMSVGCLIPELLHEFSFEDQLYAYYYNALHLMRKANIKFGKEYIDSSSTSKWFTTAKSAHKQFLLTKRNENFENAFTFEDAKVHYLRLSRDISEQLSDSLVQFDYGLIAIGLSLMTLVVSQTLLVFNKGNVNDLLTGKGEFLCTIVIAVCINKLCHYQRYITTTGTISTFALLLAIMANVHLLLNMTKQISRSFHDCTDLQISLPTQIWVLLGCLVFHSISLSSSSFIENEDKMWHYLGTSALILLYFQSFCKELWASKLELCENSLALYSVFLKRIFKSHSSLLVCSGLAILARWNVVGSYINHEKAKPWLSCVLAAGLVLFSLCLHQRIFVQTHKEFAIYSLAAMLIYCYRASKGTVFSIFDTSSCDNFILNYFWIVVGIATCTSLSSVVLNSKRLNGHQLHTSPAGCFKVVVTFLLLISMLLHKPHNVVLVASLIYTLSLSYDMCSKLEKKTLHNYKYLSKVLCTILVSNMFYFYQGNSNSFATIDLNPGYIGQTTYNPIIVGILVTLNMYSAPLTAIVYLITHILQENDIIKTNKLCTTEHINFILYFYTLSIFLPVLIYFWLLLFFRYHLFIYSVFAPKAFYEYYRVIVLFLTVFMTTINLYIFNL
- the LOC129243786 gene encoding origin recognition complex subunit 1 is translated as MVLKENIPNLPPVVKWIGSTKQTEVYVPRLAHKEVKFYDKCIYGDLTLSLGDCILVSNADAAEPDTVDGCDIGKILHLYELREDTNRDPYRAIVQWYSRPECVPHKEFDRDDICLNFDTELIEEHRPYDPDISLETVFRKCVVLIGGIEESARAILHKYKAKSNNCPMFVCRYKFIKDKKSYKIVPLEWNTDEFAAKADSTVKSRGRKKNCSGDSPSDIAKEKKLTRVARSASARKQKVHIDTVVKKRRASVAAATALEFIDCNVFESEGKVSPIKIVGGRNVVRLSAKKKIGTPSETNTCFTLTSPLAERNRKVTTPTTRVANARRNLNLSLDNGADASVESDCLNYSIVRTPTTSEEPTSDMKIKLRLSAIQHTSKLAEMDEKFSDPLSMSHAAERTVKHTPGEIYSTPTKKSKITNDDAEITPSIRRKSILKSATRRQVDSTPKRSIQLSDIVEKRVFNDEDYISTPKRKPKGDDNTMKRSALKNAAIIRRRNSTTAVAGAITPSQKLKMMRRGELSPAMENRRLTVLAEAQQKSDLQIARERLHVSVVPKSLPCREKEFDNVYAFLEGKIQDQCGGCMYVSGVPGTGKTATVTGVINMLQHKQQEDELPSFEYVEINGMRLTEPRQAYVQIYKQLTGKTVSWEHAHSLLEKRFTTPAPRRVTTVLLVDELDILCNRRQDVVYNILDWPTKTAARLVVVTIANTMDLPERLLMGKVTSRLGLTRLTFQPYTHKQLQEIVTMRLSGSDTFKSDAVQLVARKVAAVSGDARRALDICRRATEIAEAAILPTDSDNIRPVQKYVSIAHVQQALSEMIASAKVQAIKNCSRMGKIFLQAVLAEATRTGVEETSFLGVYSQVENLAAFEGITVPTPGNCLRICSKLCAERLLIAESGRNDIFQKILLNVSVDDIHYALRVNGI
- the LOC129243787 gene encoding GPI ethanolamine phosphate transferase 2 isoform X1; this encodes MEQTKYSKLFLLWMIITFIYGAGIFLFGFFPINNYTLEHATREGRPQNLDELRLTPPAQLYTQTILMLVDAMRSDFPTSRDMPFSYKNSCSRLKVRVNIPTVTMPRLKSLMTGTVSNFIDIILNIGHVEQLSDSLLHRLQQRNETAVFAGDRTWISLFPKQFKRFTANADSFFVNDFYEGDKNVTKVLSKELQETDWMLLVLHYLGLDHIGHVEGSESSKIPLKLIEMDKVVEKVYKSRHFHKQLLLLTGDHGMRDGGGHGGSTYGEMYVPFLIFKENCNTKSSRSNEYNQIDIAPTLAILWSMEIPPMSVGCLIPELLHEFSFEDQLYAYYYNALHLMRKANIKFGKEYIDSSSTSKWFTTAKSAHKQFLLTKRNENFENAFTFEDAKVHYLRLSRDISEQLSDSLVQFDYGLIAIGLSLMTLVVSQTLLVFNKGNVNDLLTGKGEFLCTIVIAVCINKLCHYQRYITTTGTISTFALLLAIMANVHLLLNMTKQISRSFHDCTDLQISLPTQIWVLLGCLVFHSISLSSSSFIENEDKMWHYLGTSALILLYFQSFCKELWASKLELCENSLALYSVFLKRIFKSHSSLLVCSGLAILARWNVVGSYINHEKAKPWLSCVLAAGLVLFSLCLHQRIFVQTHKEFAIYSLAAMLIYCYRASKGTVFSIFDTSSCDNFILNYFWIVVGIATCTSLSSVVLNSKRLNGHQLHTSPAGCFKVVVTFLLLISMLLHKPHNVVLVASLIYTLSLSYDMCSKLEKKTLHNYKYLSKVLCTILVSNMFYFYQGNSNSFATIDLNPGYIGQTTYNPIIVGILVTLNMYSAPLTAIVYLITHILQENDIIKTNKLCTTEHINFILYFYTLSIFLPVLIYFWLLLFFRYHLFIYSVFAPKAFYEYYRVIVLFLTVFMTTINLYIFNL